One genomic segment of Stigmatopora argus isolate UIUO_Sarg chromosome 3, RoL_Sarg_1.0, whole genome shotgun sequence includes these proteins:
- the fam113 gene encoding PC-esterase domain-containing protein 1A isoform X3, translated as MDKINCVSHLHASQLFHNKFIVVLGDSIQRSVYKDLVLLLQYDRYLCSEQLRKRGEMSFELDLLVEGGCLSPMHNGTNYREVRQYQCDHHLVRFYFVTCIYSDYMKSILEDFRRGLKPDLVIVNSCVWDISRYNYTWLSTYKENLITLFEELKGILPEESLVIWNLTMPLGERIKGGFLVPEQISHKASHLRHDVIEANFYSGTLAAAYNLDVLDLHFHFRFSLQHRAKDGVHWNALAHRRISTLLSLHAADAWGVELPLAACENITVAHPLPTLESARSDVVMPKRIIWSPSSNDILNMEANAEPPHWQRDAAFQRPRINPYPLWNVRPEMNPYLPYHGSLRNMDTRAPPNYYGDAAYHAHAWNHGPLSNAWHLHVGAHTMTHPHVVRTRYTRHKYMPYIQHRPYLHY; from the exons ATG GATAAAATTAACTGTGTGAGCCACCTGCACGCCAGCCAACTGTTTCACAACAAATTCATCGTGGTTCTGGGGGACTCTA TCCAGAGGTCCGTCTACAAAGACCTTGTCCTGCTCTTACAGTATGATAGATACCTTTGTTCAGAACAGCTTAGAAAAAGG GGTGAGATGAGCTTTGAACTGGACCTTCTAGTAGAAGGAGGTTGCCTGAGCCCAATGCACAATGGAACAAATTACCGTGAGGTCCGGCAGTACCAGTGTGACCATCACCTGGTCCGCTTCTACTTTGTGACGTGTATATACTCTGACTATATGAAAAGTATCCTGGAGGACTTCAGACGTGGGTTGAAACCAGATTTAGTCATAGTCAACTCATGTGTGTGGGACATTTCAAG GTACAATTACACATGGCTGAGCACGTACAAGGAAAACCTCATTACATTGTTTGAGGAACTCAAAGGGATTCTTCCAGAAGAAAGCTTAGTCATATGGAACCTCACCATGCCCCTAGGAGAGAGAATCAAGGGGGGATTCCTGGTTCCTGAG CAGATCTCTCACAAGGCTTCCCATCTGCGTCACGACGTAATCGAAGCCAATTTCTACAGCGGAACCCTTGCAGCCGCTTACAATTTGGACGTGCTGGACCTCCACTTCCACTTTCGCTTCTCCCTGCAGCATCGCGCCAAAGACGGCGTCCACTGGAACGCTCTGGCCCACCGCCGGATAAGCACGCTGCTGTCTCTCCATGCGGCAGACGCCTGGGGCGTGGAGCTGCCACTTGCTGCTTGCG AAAATATAACTGTCGCACATCCGCTGCCAACCCTGGAGAGCGCTCGCAGTGATGTTG TGATGCCTAAAAGAATCATCTGGTCTCCATCCTCTAACGACATATTAAACATGGAAGCTAATGCAGAGCCACCACATTGGCAAAGGGATGCTGCTTTCCAGAGACCTAGGATAAATCCTTACCCACTTTGGAATG TAAGACCAGAAATGAACCCTTATCTTCCCTACCATGGCTCCCTTAGAAACATGGACACCAGAGCACCGCCAAATTACTACGGAGATGCTGCGTATCACGCGCATGCCTGGAATCATGGCCCTCTTTCAAATG CCTGGCATCTTCATGTTGGAGCTCATACCATGACGCACCCACACGTGGTTAGGACAAGGTACACCAGACACAAGTACATGCCATATATTCAACATAGGCCCTACCTGCATTACTAA
- the fam113 gene encoding PC-esterase domain-containing protein 1A isoform X1: MDKINCVSHLHASQLFHNKFIVVLGDSIQRSVYKDLVLLLQYDRYLCSEQLRKRGEMSFELDLLVEGGCLSPMHNGTNYREVRQYQCDHHLVRFYFVTCIYSDYMKSILEDFRRGLKPDLVIVNSCVWDISRYNYTWLSTYKENLITLFEELKGILPEESLVIWNLTMPLGERIKGGFLVPEQISHKASHLRHDVIEANFYSGTLAAAYNLDVLDLHFHFRFSLQHRAKDGVHWNALAHRRISTLLSLHAADAWGVELPLAACENITVAHPLPTLESARSDVAVMPKRIIWSPSSNDILNMEANAEPPHWQRDAAFQRPRINPYPLWNVRPEMNPYLPYHGSLRNMDTRAPPNYYGDAAYHAHAWNHGPLSNAWHLHVGAHTMTHPHVVRTRYTRHKYMPYIQHRPYLHY; the protein is encoded by the exons ATG GATAAAATTAACTGTGTGAGCCACCTGCACGCCAGCCAACTGTTTCACAACAAATTCATCGTGGTTCTGGGGGACTCTA TCCAGAGGTCCGTCTACAAAGACCTTGTCCTGCTCTTACAGTATGATAGATACCTTTGTTCAGAACAGCTTAGAAAAAGG GGTGAGATGAGCTTTGAACTGGACCTTCTAGTAGAAGGAGGTTGCCTGAGCCCAATGCACAATGGAACAAATTACCGTGAGGTCCGGCAGTACCAGTGTGACCATCACCTGGTCCGCTTCTACTTTGTGACGTGTATATACTCTGACTATATGAAAAGTATCCTGGAGGACTTCAGACGTGGGTTGAAACCAGATTTAGTCATAGTCAACTCATGTGTGTGGGACATTTCAAG GTACAATTACACATGGCTGAGCACGTACAAGGAAAACCTCATTACATTGTTTGAGGAACTCAAAGGGATTCTTCCAGAAGAAAGCTTAGTCATATGGAACCTCACCATGCCCCTAGGAGAGAGAATCAAGGGGGGATTCCTGGTTCCTGAG CAGATCTCTCACAAGGCTTCCCATCTGCGTCACGACGTAATCGAAGCCAATTTCTACAGCGGAACCCTTGCAGCCGCTTACAATTTGGACGTGCTGGACCTCCACTTCCACTTTCGCTTCTCCCTGCAGCATCGCGCCAAAGACGGCGTCCACTGGAACGCTCTGGCCCACCGCCGGATAAGCACGCTGCTGTCTCTCCATGCGGCAGACGCCTGGGGCGTGGAGCTGCCACTTGCTGCTTGCG AAAATATAACTGTCGCACATCCGCTGCCAACCCTGGAGAGCGCTCGCAGTGATGTTG CAGTGATGCCTAAAAGAATCATCTGGTCTCCATCCTCTAACGACATATTAAACATGGAAGCTAATGCAGAGCCACCACATTGGCAAAGGGATGCTGCTTTCCAGAGACCTAGGATAAATCCTTACCCACTTTGGAATG TAAGACCAGAAATGAACCCTTATCTTCCCTACCATGGCTCCCTTAGAAACATGGACACCAGAGCACCGCCAAATTACTACGGAGATGCTGCGTATCACGCGCATGCCTGGAATCATGGCCCTCTTTCAAATG CCTGGCATCTTCATGTTGGAGCTCATACCATGACGCACCCACACGTGGTTAGGACAAGGTACACCAGACACAAGTACATGCCATATATTCAACATAGGCCCTACCTGCATTACTAA
- the fam113 gene encoding PC-esterase domain-containing protein 1A isoform X2 yields MDKINCVSHLHASQLFHNKFIVVLGDSIQRSVYKDLVLLLQYDRYLCSEQLRKRGEMSFELDLLVEGGCLSPMHNGTNYREVRQYQCDHHLVRFYFVTCIYSDYMKSILEDFRRGLKPDLVIVNSCVWDISRYNYTWLSTYKENLITLFEELKGILPEESLVIWNLTMPLGERIKGGFLVPEISHKASHLRHDVIEANFYSGTLAAAYNLDVLDLHFHFRFSLQHRAKDGVHWNALAHRRISTLLSLHAADAWGVELPLAACENITVAHPLPTLESARSDVAVMPKRIIWSPSSNDILNMEANAEPPHWQRDAAFQRPRINPYPLWNVRPEMNPYLPYHGSLRNMDTRAPPNYYGDAAYHAHAWNHGPLSNAWHLHVGAHTMTHPHVVRTRYTRHKYMPYIQHRPYLHY; encoded by the exons ATG GATAAAATTAACTGTGTGAGCCACCTGCACGCCAGCCAACTGTTTCACAACAAATTCATCGTGGTTCTGGGGGACTCTA TCCAGAGGTCCGTCTACAAAGACCTTGTCCTGCTCTTACAGTATGATAGATACCTTTGTTCAGAACAGCTTAGAAAAAGG GGTGAGATGAGCTTTGAACTGGACCTTCTAGTAGAAGGAGGTTGCCTGAGCCCAATGCACAATGGAACAAATTACCGTGAGGTCCGGCAGTACCAGTGTGACCATCACCTGGTCCGCTTCTACTTTGTGACGTGTATATACTCTGACTATATGAAAAGTATCCTGGAGGACTTCAGACGTGGGTTGAAACCAGATTTAGTCATAGTCAACTCATGTGTGTGGGACATTTCAAG GTACAATTACACATGGCTGAGCACGTACAAGGAAAACCTCATTACATTGTTTGAGGAACTCAAAGGGATTCTTCCAGAAGAAAGCTTAGTCATATGGAACCTCACCATGCCCCTAGGAGAGAGAATCAAGGGGGGATTCCTGGTTCCTGAG ATCTCTCACAAGGCTTCCCATCTGCGTCACGACGTAATCGAAGCCAATTTCTACAGCGGAACCCTTGCAGCCGCTTACAATTTGGACGTGCTGGACCTCCACTTCCACTTTCGCTTCTCCCTGCAGCATCGCGCCAAAGACGGCGTCCACTGGAACGCTCTGGCCCACCGCCGGATAAGCACGCTGCTGTCTCTCCATGCGGCAGACGCCTGGGGCGTGGAGCTGCCACTTGCTGCTTGCG AAAATATAACTGTCGCACATCCGCTGCCAACCCTGGAGAGCGCTCGCAGTGATGTTG CAGTGATGCCTAAAAGAATCATCTGGTCTCCATCCTCTAACGACATATTAAACATGGAAGCTAATGCAGAGCCACCACATTGGCAAAGGGATGCTGCTTTCCAGAGACCTAGGATAAATCCTTACCCACTTTGGAATG TAAGACCAGAAATGAACCCTTATCTTCCCTACCATGGCTCCCTTAGAAACATGGACACCAGAGCACCGCCAAATTACTACGGAGATGCTGCGTATCACGCGCATGCCTGGAATCATGGCCCTCTTTCAAATG CCTGGCATCTTCATGTTGGAGCTCATACCATGACGCACCCACACGTGGTTAGGACAAGGTACACCAGACACAAGTACATGCCATATATTCAACATAGGCCCTACCTGCATTACTAA